A single genomic interval of Hevea brasiliensis isolate MT/VB/25A 57/8 chromosome 4, ASM3005281v1, whole genome shotgun sequence harbors:
- the LOC110665220 gene encoding uncharacterized protein LOC110665220 yields MDNSDGGKIQVDKNTDWEEAFSRYESVIASGNESMQVKATIRLAHLSKHAPEHVLAGTIPILAKLLLTDNSNNLIQSVQEAAAYCLKQIACQGDGALAAEIGQSGVTNSILSLLPQSNNRFRKVSIKCVWCLVNFGNVNRLIVARNGGLEIVIDMLNSCRDGDRLYLLEILSALTLLREVRRVLVRLGGLRFLVEAVRFGSMISRERACQAIGLLGVTRRARSLLVELGAIQVLVELFRDGDRTTKLVAGNCLGVISAHIDFVRPLAEAGAIPLYAELLQGPDPAGMEIAEDAFCILAVAEENAASIAEHLVRILREGDDEAKIAASDIIWDLSGYKHSVSFVRNSGAIPVLVELLRDGNGEVREKVSGAIAQLSYNEADRAALADAGAVQTLIELLHDESEEMKDNAAEALVNFGEDPRQRDIILEAVDITSFQGMQNRMARLRFSDERIVRSLRRVNQQLTWDPVLT; encoded by the coding sequence ATGGACAATTCAGATGGAGGTAAAATTCAAGTTGACAAAAACACAGATTGGGAAGAGGCGTTTTCTCGCTATGAAAGTGTAATAGCTTCTGGGAATGAGTCTATGCAAGTAAAAGCCACAATTAGATTAGCCCATCTCTCAAAACATGCACCTGAACATGTGTTAGCTGGAACCATACCCATCCTTGCTAAGCTTCTTCTGACGGACAATTCAAACAATTTAATTCAGTCTGTTCAAGAAGCAGCAGCTTATTGTTTGAAGCAAATTGCTTGTCAAGGTGATGGCGCCTTGGCCGCAGAGATAGGCCAATCTGGTGTTACAAATTCTATCTTGAGCTTGTTGCCCCAGTCCAATAATAGGTTTCGAAAGGTTTCGATAAAATGTGTTTGGTGTCTTGTTAATTTTGGTAATGTGAATCGTTTGATTGTAGCTAGAAATGGTGGGTTGGAGATTGTTATAGATATGTTAAATTCTTGTAGGGATGGGGACAGGCTGTACTTGTTGGAGATTTTGAGTGCATTGACATTGTTAAGAGAGGTTAGGAGGGTACTTGTTAGATTAGGAGGGCTTAGATTTCTTGTTGAGGCGGTTAGGTTTGGTAGCATGATATCGAGGGAGAGAGCTTGTCAAGCAATAGGATTACTTGGTGTTACGAGGCGTGCTAGGTCCTTGCTTGTTGAATTGGGAGCAATCCAGGTGCTTGTTGAATTATTTCGAGATGGAGATAGGACAACAAAACTTGTTGCAGGTAATTGTCTAGGTGTGATATCAGCTCATATAGATTTCGTAAGGCCTCTTGCTGAAGCCGGCGCTATACCTTTATATGCTGAGCTTCTTCAAGGACCTGACCCTGCTGGCATGGAGATTGCAGAGGATGCATTCTGTATATTAGCTGTTGCTGAAGAGAATGCAGCTTCTATTGCTGAACACTTGGTGAGAATCTTAAGAGAAGGTGATGATGAAGCAAAAATTGCAGCTTCTGATATTATCTGGGATCTATCAGGTTACAAGCACTCAGTTTCATTTGTTCGAAACTCGGGTGCAATTCCTGTTTTGGTCGAGCTTTTGAGGGATGGGAACGGTGAAGTTAGGGAAAAGGTATCAGGAGCTATTGCTCAGTTGAGTTACAATGAGGCTGATCGAGCCGCACTTGCTGATGCAGGGGCAGTTCAAACTCTCATTGAATTATTGCATGACGAGTCAGAGGAGATGAAGGATAATGCTGCCGAGGCTCTAGTGAATTTTGGTGAAGATCCTCGGCAGCGTGATATAATATTGGAAGCAGTTGATATTACTTCATTCCAGGGTATGCAGAATAGAATGGCTCGACTTCGTTTTTCTGATGAGCGCATTGTTAGATCACTGAGACGGGTGAACCAGCAGCTTACTTGGGACCCAGTTCTGACCTAA
- the LOC110665219 gene encoding protein transport protein SEC24 A, with protein sequence MGTENPGRPNFPMASSTTPFAAVPPTMSPFSSSGPVVGSEAPGFRATPSAFPQTTIPSTLSGPAGGPQTSGFRPASPASYIPSTVGPFQRFPAPQFPTTPQPSPAGAPSAGQQSFQPSAGQVSSPLIFRPQPPHMPSVPMGSPPPSNVNVPQSTSDSSFFASGPNFQPSFPPADSSYPPARATLQPPLPGYIKQSTAVSQAPPIQSPFEAQQGSYIPPAPTPSPPFPSHRGAFGQPPSVAAPYGLHSKDQFQQPGSIPPMGGIQGLLEDFSSLSVSSMPGSIEPGLDPKALPRPLDGDVEPTPLPEAYSMNCDPRYLRLTTSAIPNSQSLVSRWHLPLGAVVCPLAEAPDGEEVPVLNFVSTGIIRCRRCRTYVNPYVTFTDAGRKWRCNICSLLNDVPGEYFAHLDATGRRVDLDQRPELTKGSVEFVASTEYMVRPPMPPLYFFLIDVSISAVRSGMIEVVAQTIKSCLDDLPGFPRTQIGFITYDSSIHFYNMKSLLTRPQMMVVSDLDDVFVPLPDDILVNLSESRSVVEAFLDSFPSMFQDNMNVESAFGPALKAAFTVMNQLGGKLLIFQNTMPSLGVGRLRLRGDDLGIYGTDKEHALRIPEDLFYKQMAADLTKYQIGVNVYAFSDKYTDIASIGTLAKYTGGQVYYYPSFQSANHGEKLRNELARDLTRETAWEAVMRIRCGKGIRFTSYHGNFMLRSTDLLALPAVDCDKAYAMQLSLEETLLTSQTVYFQVALLYTASCGERRIRVHTAAAPVVADLGEMYRQADTGAIVSLFCRLAIEKTLSHKLEDARNSVQLRIVKALREYRNLYAVQHRLGGRMIYPESLMFLTLYGLALCKSTPLLGGYADVQLDERCAAGFTMMALPVKKLLKLLYPTLIRVDDYLLKPLVKADELKNIIRRLPLTTESLDSRGLYIFDDGFHFVLWFGRMLSPDIAMSLLGPDAAAELSKVTLIERDTEMSRKLMEMLKKLRESDHSYYQLSYLVRQGEQPREGFLVLTNLVEDAIGGTNGYVDWMLQIHRQVQQNA encoded by the exons ATGGGGACTGAAAACCCTGGTCGACCTAATTTTCCTATGGCATCTTCCACTACACCATTTGCTGCTGTTCCTCCAACTATGTCACCATTTTCATCATCTGGTCCTGTGGTTGGTTCAGAGGCCCCTGGTTTTAGAGCTACCCCATCAGCGTTTCCTCAAACTACAATACCTTCGACACTATCTGGGCCTGCAGGTGGACCACAGACCTCTGGCTTTAGACCTGCTTCCCCGGCATCATACATACCTTCTACTGTTGGACCCTTCCAGCGTTTCCCGGCTCCACAATTTCCTACTACACCTCAACCTTCCCCTGCTGGAGCTCCTTCTGCTGGGCAACAATCATTTCAACCTTCTGCTGGTCAGGTATCATCTCCACTTATATTTCGCCCACAGCCACCACATATGCCTTCAGTGCCAATGGGATCTCCTCCCCCTTCAAATGTGAACGTTCCTCAATCTACATCAGATTCATCCTTTTTTGCTTCAGGGCCCAATTTTCAGCCATCTTTTCCTCCAGCAGATTCGTCTTATCCTCCTGCTAGAGCCACTTTGCAGCCACCTTTACCTGGATACATAAAGCAGTCGACTGCAGTTTCACAAGCCCCTCCTATACAGTCCCCTTTTGAAGCTCAACAAGGAAGTTACATACCTCCTGCACCAACACCATCTCCCCCTTTTCCTTCTCACCGAGGAGCTTTTGGTCAACCTCCATCAGTTGCTGCCCCTTATGGCTTGCATTCAAAGGACCAATTCCAACAGCCAGGCTCCATACCTCCCATGGGTGGCATCCAAGGTTTGTTGGAAGATTTCAGTTCACTGTCAGTTAGTTCTATGCCAGGATCAATAGAGCCTGGACTTGATCCAAAAGCTTTGCCAAGGCCTTTGGATGGTGATGTGGAGCCAACTCCATTACCTGAGGCATACTCTATGAATTGTGATCCTAGATATCTTCGGCTTACCACTAGTGCTATACCAAATTCTCAGTCTTTGGTTTCAAGGTGGCATTTACCTCTTGGAGCAGTTGTTTGTCCTCTTGCAGAAGCTCCAGATGGG GAGGAGGTGCCGGTACTCAATTTTGTTTCAACTGGCATTATTCGTTGTAGGAGATGTCGTACATATGTGAATCCATATGTAACCTTTACAGATGCTGGAAGGAAGTGGCGTTGCAACATCTGTTCTCTACTAAATGATG TTCCTGGTGAGTATTTTGCACATTTGGATGCCACTGGCAGAAGAGTTGATTTGGATCAGCGACCTGAGCTTACAAAGGGTAGTGTGGAGTTTGTTGCTTCAACTGAGTATATGGTGCGGCCTCCAATGCCACCATTATATTTCTTTCTCATTGATGTTTCAATATCAGCTGTTAGAAGTGGCATGATTGAG GTTGTGGCCCAAACTATCAAGTCTTGTTTGGATGACTTGCCTGGCTTCCCCAGAACGCAGATTGGGTTTATTACTTATGACAGCTCTATACATTTTTACAACATGAAG TCATTATTGACGCGGCCTCAGATGATGGTGGTTTCAGATTTGGATGATGTTTTTGTTCCATTGCCTGATGATATCCTTGTTAATTTGTCTGAGTCAAGAAGTGTTGTGGAAGCATTTCTAGATAGTTTCCCATCCATGTTTCAGGACAATATGAATGTGGAATCTGCCTTTGGTCCAGCTTTAAAAGCAGCTTTCACGGTCATG AACCAACTTGGTGGAAAATTGTTGATTTTTCAGAATACAATGCCATCTCTTGGTGTTGGCCGCTTAAGGTTGCGTGGGGATGATCTTGGTATTTATGGAACGGATAAAGAACATGCTTTAAGAATACCAGAGGATCTGTTCTATAAGCAAATGGCTGCTGATTTAACCAAGTACCAGATAGGAGTTAATGTATATGCATTCAGTGACAAGTACACTGATATAGCTTCTATAG GGACTCTGGCTAAATATACTGGAGGACAGGTTTATTACTATCCAAGTTTCCAATCAGCTAATCATGGAGAGAAGTTGAGAAATGAGCTGGCTAGGGATCTTACAAGGGAAACTGCCTGGGAAGCTGTCATGCGAATAAGATGCGGAAAAG GGATTCGGTTTACATCTTATCATGGGAACTTCATGCTAAGGTCCACAGATTTACTAGCGCTTCCAGCTGTTGATTGCGATAAAGCATATGCGATGCAGTTATCACTGGAAGAGACATTGTTGACAAGTCAGACAGTATACTTCCAAGTTGCTTTACT ATACACTGCATCCTGTGGAGAGAGGCGTATCAGGGTACATACAGCAGCAGCTCCAGTGGTTGCAGATTTGGGGGAGATGTATCGCCAAGCTGACACTGGTGCTATTGTttctttgttttgtaggttag CAATTGAAAAAACGTTATCCCATAAGTTGGAAGATGCACGAAACTCTGTACAGCTTAGGATTGTGAAAGCTTTAAGAGAATACCGGAATCTCTATGCTGTGCAGCATCGCTTGGGAGGTCGGATGATATATCCGGAGTCTCTAATGTTCTTGACTTTGTATGGATTAGCACTTTGTAAATCAACACCTCTCCTAGGAGGGTATGCCGATGTTCAGCTTGATGAACGTTGTGCTGCGGGATTTACGATGATGGCATTAcctgttaagaaattgttgaaaCTTTTATATCCTACATTGATTCGGGTAGACGATTATCTTTTAAAG CCTTTAGTCAAAGCTGATGAGCTCAAAAACATCATAAGGAGGTTACCATTGACAACGGAGAGCTTAGATTCTAGAGGCCTTTATATATTTGATGATGGTTTTCACTTTGTATTATGGTTTGGTAGAATGCTTTCACCTGATATAGCTATGAGCCTACTTGGTCCAGATGCTGCGGCTGAGTTATCAAAG GTTACACTCATTGAACGGGATACTGAAATGTCAAGGAAGTTAATGGAGATGCTTAAGAAATTAAGGGAGAGTGATCATTCATATTATCAATTGAGCTATCTTGTAAGGCAAGGTGAGCAGCCCAGAGAAGGCTTCCTTGTTCTCACAAACCTTGTGGAGGATGCTATTGGGGGTACAAATGGCTATGTTGATTGGATGCTTCAAATACATCGACAAGTCCAACAAAATGCGTAA